From Salvia splendens isolate huo1 chromosome 3, SspV2, whole genome shotgun sequence, a single genomic window includes:
- the LOC121796561 gene encoding secreted RxLR effector protein 161-like yields the protein MFDAKPASVLLAAHFMLSKDLCPKSEYAIKAMKKVPYANAIGSVMYLMVSTRPDIAYAVSCLSRYMSNPGPVHWEALKWLLRYPKNTAKYGLCYSRCEEGVKLIGYVDSNYANDRDKRKSTTSNVFTVCRSCMSLKSQLQHIVALSTTESEYIAIIEVMKEVVWLKGVLSELNFLKTPPVVFSDSQSAIQLYKNLVFHDRTKHIDVRFHYIRDIVEKNEVSLLKVHTDKNPADMGTKCLPLEKLFFCIKYLHFDLG from the coding sequence atgtttgATGCTAAGCCTGCTTCAGTGCTCTTAGCTGCTCATTTTATGTTGAGTAAAGACTTGTGTCCTAAATCTGAATATGCTATCAAAGCCATGAAGAAAGTTCCCTATGCTAATGCTATTGGATCTGTGATGTATTTGATGGTTAGcactaggcctgatattgcatatgctgtgTCTTGCTTGAGTAGATACATGTCTAATCCTGGTCCTGTTCATTGGGAAGCTTTAAAATGGTTGCTGAGATATCCGAAAAATACTGCTAAGTATGGACTGTGCTATTCTAGATGTGAAGAAGGTGTTAAATTGATTGGTTATGTTGATTCCAATTATGCTAATGATAGAGATAAGAGGAAGTCCACCACCTCCAATGTCTTTACTGTATGCAGATCTTGCATGAGTTTGAAATCACAGTTGCAGCATATAGTGGCTCTGTCCACTACTGAATCTGAGTACATTGCCATTATTGAGGTAATGAAAGAGGTTGTATGGTTGAAGGGAGTACTTTCTGAACTCAATTTTCTGAAAACCCCTCCTGTTGTGTTCTCTGATTCTCAGTCTGCTATTCAATTGTATAAAAATcttgttttccatgatagaactaagcacATTGATGTAAGGTTTCATTACATCAGGGACATTgtagaaaagaatgaagtttcTCTTTTGAAAGTGCACACTGATAAAAACCCAGCTGACATGGGGACTAAATGCTTACCACTTGAAAAACTTTTTTTCTGCATTAAGTATTTGCATTTTGACCTAGGATAG
- the LOC121794944 gene encoding phosphate transporter PHO1 homolog 1-like, which produces MVKFSKQFEGQLVPEWKEAFVDYCKLKKEIKKIHFLNNLDTNSKQPKSSFPHTIISSLRKYAFVEYNQRDHGVIHVHRKLAASDSKGDMYETELLEQFADTDAAVEFFACLDHQLNKVNQFFRTKEKEFLERGDSLRNQMEILIELKTVLKQKHGKGPSSAEESKEDDSVSGTISCDEEVLEQGLENSSDVDKLGAEFSVSPRSGEVGKPCKLKKEDRKMRSFSDRTVSCRGKNLRIHIPLTNPTRTFSAISYLLWDDLVNQSSKKCGVDGNKLQINKKKLHHAEKMIKGAFIELYKGLGYLKTYRNLNMLAFVKILKKFDKVTNKQVLPIYLKVVESSYFNSSDKVLKLADEVEELFVKYFADDNKRKAMKYLKPAQKEESHSVTFFIGLFTGCFIALFVGYIIMAHITGMYRPKSDAMYMETVYPVLSIFSLLFLHLFLYGCNMVMWRKTRINYNFIFEQSQTKELKHNDVFLICTTSMAAVIGVMFVHLSLVSKGYSYAQVQAIPGLLLLAFIIVLVCPLNIMYKSSRYCFLSVIRNIVLSPLYKVVMLDFYMADQLCSQVPMLRDLENIACYYITGSYKTQDYQYCMRTTYYRDLAYAVSFLPYYWRAMQCARRWFDEGHTSHLVNLGKYVSAMVAAGAKVAYEKEKSAGWLCLVVVVSSVATLYQLYWDFVKDWGLLQLNSKNPWLRDELMLRKKFIYYISMGLNLILRLAWLQSVFHYNFGRVDYRVTMLFLAALEVVRRGQWNFYRLENEHLNNAGKFRAVKTVPLPFHEVDDQD; this is translated from the exons ATGGTGAAGTTTTCGAAGCAGTTTGAAGGGCAATTAGTCCCTGAATGGAAAGAGGCCTTTGTGGATTATTGCAAGCTGAAGAAGGAGATCAAGAAAATCCATTTCCTCAACAATCTTGACACAAACAGCAAGCAACCCAAGTCTTCTTTTCCCCACACAATCATCTCGTCTTTGAGAAAATACGCGTTTGTTGAGTATAATCAGAGAGATCATGGGGTCATTCAT GTTCACCGGAAGCTTGCAGCATCGGATAGCAAGGGGGACATGTATGAGACAGAGCTGCTCGAACAGTTTGCTGATACTGATGCTGCAGTGGAGTTCTTTGCATGTTTGGATCATCAGCTTAACAAAGTGAACCAATTTTTTAGGACAAAGGAAAAGGAGTTTCTTGAGAGGGGTGATTCTTTGAGGAATCAAATGGAGATTCTCATTGAACTCAAAACCGTGCTAAAACAAAAGCACGGTAAAGGCCCTTCTTCTGCAGAGGAATCTAAAGAGGATGATTCTGTTTCAGGCACCATATCATGTG ATGAAGAGGTGTTAGAGCAAGGTTTGGAGAATTCTAGTGATGTAGACAAACTTGGAGCTGAATTCTCAGTCTCTCCGAGGTCAGGTGAAGTAGGGAAGCCATGTAAACTCAAGAAAGAGGACAGGAAAATGAGGTCTTTTTCAGACAGAACTGTAAGCTGCCGTGGAAAGAATCTACGAATCCACATCCCTCTAACAAATCCAACACGCACGTTCTCAGCTATCTCGTACCTTCTCTGGGATGATTTGGTAAATCAGTCCTCCAAAAAATGTGGTGTGGACGGAAATAAGTTgcaaattaacaaaaaaaagttgCATCATGCAGAAAAAATGATCAAGGGAGCCTTCATTGAGCTCTATAAAGGATTAGGATACCTCAAAACCTATAG GAATTTGAACATGCTTGCGTTTGTAAAGATTTTAAAGAAATTCGACAAA GTGACAAATAAACAAGTTCTCCCAATTTACCTAAAAGTGGTTGAGAGCTCTTATTTTAACAGCTCAGATAAG GTTTTAAAGCTAGCAGATGAAGTAGAGGAGCTTTTTGTGAAATATTTTGCTGATGATAACAAAAGAAAGGCCATGAAATACCTTAAACCGGCTCAGAAAGAAGAGTCGCATTCTGTCACATTTTTCATCG GGCTTTTCACTGGTTGTTTTATCGCGCTTTTTGTGGGATACATTATCATGGCGCATATTACTGGGATGTATCGACCTAAATCCGATGCTATGTACATGGAAACAGTGTATCCAGTCCTTAG CATATTTAGCCTCCTGTTCCTTCATTTATTCCTCTACGGATGCAACATGGTCATGTGGAGAAAGACGCGTATAAACTACAACTTCATCTTTGAACAGTCACAGACGAAAGAACTTAAGCACAACGACGTGTTCTTGATCTGCACAACATCAATGGCTGCTGTGATAGGTGTCATGTTTGTTCATCTCTCCCTTGTATCTAAAGGCTACTCATACGCTCAAGTTCAAGCCATTCCCGGCCTTCTGCTGCTG GCATTCATCATAGTTTTAGTTTGCCCCTTGAACATAATGTACAAGTCAAGCCGCTACTGTTTCCTTTCTGTGATAAGAAACATCGTTTTATCACCTCTCTACAAGGTTGTAATGCTGGACTTTTACATGGCAGATCAACTCTGCAGCCAG GTGCCGATGCTCAGAGATCTGGAAAACATCGCGTGCTACTACATAACAGGGAGCTACAAAACTCAAGACTACCAATACTGCATGAGAACCACCTACTACAGAGACCTCGCCTACGCGGTTTCATTCCTACCATACTACTGGAGAGCAATGCAG TGTGCAAGAAGATGGTTCGACGAGGGGCACACAAGCCACCTGGTGAACCTAGGCAAATATGTATCTGCAATGGTGGCTGCAGGAGCCAAAGTGGCGTACGAGAAGGAGAAGAGCGCGGGGTGGCTCTGCCTCGTTGTGGTGGTGTCGAGCGTTGCAACACTCTACCAACTGTATTGGGATTTTGTCAAAGACTGGGGCTTGCTGCAGCTCAACTCAAAGAATCCATGGCTCAGAGATGAACTCATGCTTAGGAAAAAGTTCATCTACTATATCTCAATG GGATTGAACCTCATTTTGCGGCTAGCTTGGCTGCAATCGGTGTTTCATTACAATTTTGGGAGAGTAGACTACAGAGTAACCATGCTGTTTTTAGCAGCACTTGAGGTTGTAAGAAGAGGGCAATGGAATTTTTACAG ATTGGAGAATGAGCATCTGAATAATGCAGGCAAATTTAGAGCGGTGAAGACAGTGCCACTTCCATTCCATGAAGTGGATGATCAAGATTGA
- the LOC121796562 gene encoding dirigent protein 22-like yields MDKFCTILLISSFFIASTHATSSKEAEKWFKNVPHRKEKFVKLHFYIQDALGGPNATIWEVARAQVTANSPTSFGQVRVLDDLIIAEPDHNSKKLGRAQGLIASAGLHESSLTMNINFVFMAGPYNGSTLCIAGWNPIERVNRELPVIGGTGILRMARGFSISNTYSYDPIKDLGVLEYTVYVSYF; encoded by the coding sequence ATGGATAAATTTTGCACAATTCTActtatttcttcatttttcatAGCAAGCACACACGCTACATCGAGCAAAGAGGCCGAAAAATGGTTCAAAAACGTGCCTCATCGCAAAGAAAAATTCGTAAAACTCCATTTCTACATCCAGGACGCCCTAGGCGGGCCCAACGCCACCATTTGGGAGGTGGCGCGGGCTCAAGTGACGGCCAACTCACCTACTTCATTCGGGCAAGTTAGAGTTTTGGATGACTTGATAATAGCTGAGCCCGACCATAACTCAAAGAAGCTGGGACGGGCTCAAGGGCTCATCGCATCTGCAGGCCTCCACGAATCGTCTCTCACCATGAACATCAATTTTGTGTTCATGGCGGGCCCGTATAATGGTAGCACGCTTTGTATTGCTGGCTGGAACCCTATCGAGAGGGTTAATCGGGAACTGCCAGTTATCGGTGGCACCGGAATTTTACGGATGGCTAGAGGATTTTCCATTTCTAACACTTATTCGTATGATCCTATTAAAGATTTAGGGGTTTTGGAGTACACGGTTTATGTTTCTTACTTTTAG